TCCACAGCCATGACACGGTGCCAGACGCTCTTGTACCGGCCGTTGCTCAGCACCTCAAGTTGGTCTCCGGTGTTGACGAAGATGGTGTCGTTTGTGGATGGTGGGATTGGAACCCACTGGTCATCATGGAGGAATTCAAGTCCTGGGACTTGGTCATCCTGAAGCAGCAGTATGATACCACCTGCATCAGTGTGCTCTCTGAGTCCTCTTACCTTTTCCGGATAGGGGCATTCCGGGTATTTCGCCACCTTCGTCCCCACAGAGGGCCCATCTTTCCCTGAGAATGCTCTCTTTATGTGGTCCTCGTCTAGGCCAAGATTCTCACACATGAGCTCTGAGAGCTTCTCTGCTAGTTTAACCAGCTGAGCAATGTACTCATCCATTGTCTTCCTGAAAAAGTATTGCACAAAGAATGAGTTAGTCACTATATACAAAGACCGGTGGATTAAATTGATCTACAAAGCGATTTGACCAACCCTTAAGCAGTTAATCTGCCAAATCACCTTTTGAACCGGTTTAGTATACTGGGATTAGCATCGCTAGTGGTATTACTTAATCGCTACAGCAAGAatggaaattgaaagttctcAAAGGATCAGGAGCTGTAAAGTTGTGATAGGGACTAATTTTCACGCACCGAAGATCATTCGAGAGGTTCGGGAAGTCCTCAATGTTCGACTTCGGGCGGTGCCAGATAAAGAAGGTGCATTCCCAGTCTAGATCAGATGTGGCACCATTGGCATTTTCCAAGCATTTGGCAGTCTCTGACTCATAGAAACTTGCCTTCAAATTCTCCTCATAGTGGGTGTTGACAAAATGCTTCACTTTCTCCATCAGTTCTGGGTCAACTCCATGGTTCTTAATC
This genomic stretch from Eucalyptus grandis isolate ANBG69807.140 chromosome 3, ASM1654582v1, whole genome shotgun sequence harbors:
- the LOC104438309 gene encoding 1-aminocyclopropane-1-carboxylate oxidase 1, producing the protein MEIPMIDLSELDGENRSKTMALLHHACEKWGCFKIKNHGVDPELMEKVKHFVNTHYEENLKASFYESETAKCLENANGATSDLDWECTFFIWHRPKSNIEDFPNLSNDLRKTMDEYIAQLVKLAEKLSELMCENLGLDEDHIKRAFSGKDGPSVGTKVAKYPECPYPEKVRGLREHTDAGGIILLLQDDQVPGLEFLHDDQWVPIPPSTNDTIFVNTGDQLEVLSNGRYKSVWHRVMAVESGSRLSVATFYNPAGDAIISPAPKLLYPEKYTFGEYLKLYATTKFQEKEPRFESMKSVMSNGYNGVV